TGTATGAACATGGCCTCGAAATAGTAGTTCGTGAATACAAATAGAATGTACGTATATAACACATAGATAAGTTTGTTTTTGTCCGATTTGAGCAAACTTGTCGGTTAGTCTGTTATTGGTCCCGTCATGTATGATTCACTTGGGCACTTGAGCCTCATTGACCAAGTTATTCATGTAATCGTGCCAATTTGAATTAGTCTGTTTCGTCTaaagatattttaccctttttaTCAATTTACAACAATAACGGTTTTTAACCCAAATTAAAGGTTAAAGAGTTAACTCTTGTTTCTTGTAGACATGCGAGCCACCTCAAGCATCGAAACCTGGTCCAAATAATCTTGTTAGGATGGAAACAAGAGCAAGAGGTGAAAATCCTCACATTGAAGAATCGCAAATCTTGTAAGTAAAAATCTTTTATCACCCGATCAATTGAGGTTGTTCTTGCATTAGATGATTGAAACATAATAACATCCGATTCACCAGATTTCCACAAATATTCATCAAAGGACCATATGGTGCTCCGGCACAAAATTATGAGAAATTCGATATCCTTTTGTTGATCGGGCTAGGGATTGGTGCAACCCCATTCATAAGTATCCTAAAAGACATGCTGAATAATCTCAAACCTGGTACTCCAAAACCCGTAAGTAATATATGACCatattaaaaagtttttgaagaAAGGAAGAGCATACAGATCAGTAATGGGGTGtggttttgaaaatttgaaaatgtagGGGCAAAGGGGCGAAGGAAGTGTAGGAAGTGAGAGCTTAGGAGGATCTAGTGTAAATGGAGGTAGGAAGTTTCCACAAAGAGCATATTTTTATTGGGTGACAAGAGAACAAGCTTCTTTCGAATGGTTCAAAGGAGTTATGGATGATATCGCCGTGTATGACAAAAACGTAAGTTATTATGTTAATTTAGTCTTTACTACACAAATACCATAAAATACCACATAAATATGATcttcttataatttttgtttatatcatatattatatataatatcttacaTATTTCGGATAGTCTACTAATAAGTTCAAGTAGTAATTAGTAACATCTTAATTCTTagaccaaaaatattaattatgttatgaACATTGaacatgtgttttttttgttatctattACTTAATTTAAATGAGTTTGTCTATTTGTATTGGCAGAATGTGATAGAAATGCATAACTACTTAACAAGTATGTACGAAGCAGGAGATGCAAGATCTGCTCTAATCGCTATGGTTCAAAAACTTCAACATGCCAAAAACGGTGTTGACATTGTTTCTGAGAGCCGagtatgttttctttttcttttctttttttctttgttgtccactaacaattttattaacctttagttatatacttataatTTATCGGTACTAAAACGGATGAGTACAATCTGATTTAGATACGAACACATTTTGCAAGACCCAATTGGAGGAAGGTTTTCTCTGAATTGTCAAGCAAGCACGAAACTTCTCGCATAGGTAATATGcgttctcttattttttttctttggtattACAGGTAAAATGTTTTGTGTGGCCCTCATTAATTAACTATCATTCCATGTACGTATGAAACTTAGAGAATTTTTCAAGTCTTTACCTTTATGCtgtattttattaatcaattaATTGCATTGTATGAAAATTAGTATGGTCGTTCTTGCAAAATTGcttaagaaaaattcaaaagaaaattaaagtttaaaataaactagaaaACTCTATCAATAATAGTAATATCTCGCCATATTTTTCTTTGAACATTTCTACCTAGAATTGGCCTTTAGTTAGGGTATAAATCCGAGACGTTTTGATTATAAAATAGCTAGTTTTCTCGTTGCAGTTATTTATGACAAACCTGAATTTGTATGGTTTCAGGCGTATTCTACTGTGGAAGTCCAGCGCTTGTCCGACCATTGAATTCACTTTGTCAGGAGTTTAGTCTCGAGTCGTCCACTCGCTTTACTTTCCACAAAGAGAATTTCTGACATTTTTCCCCCTAAAATGTTTTCGGTTAAGTAAAACAACAAATTTTTGAATTCAATTATTCATTTGGTTATAAGGACATGTTGTAGTTTAGTTGGTTGAATGAAGTATGCTCTATAGCACTAGTTTCAGTCAACTCTAACAGTAATTGTCCTTCAGACGTCAATACCATagttcaaaatttcaaatcacATGTGACATGTACGTAGTATTTTCTTAAgtaatgtatatatacatatatgtacatattATGATCTTTTTACGTAATTATGAATTATCTATAACAAACAAGAAAACAGTTGATATACATGCATATTTTCTAAGAGTTTATAGTGAGATATTATAGTATTAATTATTGACTATAAACATAACAAATTTGATATGTAATGTTGACTAATGTTGTCAGTATACACAGATGggacatttataaaaaatatagatagataAATCTAGGGCTAGGCAATAAATCagaatccgaagaaccgaaccgaattcAATCCAAaaatagtaccaaacccaaaccaaaatttgttaaatatttgaaggggttcaaaattttggtatttagagaACCAGAATCGAGcccgaaccaaaccgaagtaTTTTAAGTATCCGAatatatccaaaatagatttatatacttaaatatattaattatttttagatttaatatataaaaatatccaaaatatataagatattttaaagtccaaaataataaaaaaatatatacaaatcgttataagtaaatgtctaaaatagctaaacaatactcttttttttttggacatcaaacattcacagactcatgttgactctgtaaaccaatgtGACAACTCTACATCCATGTGTACGACGAAAAACGGTTGTGTTCGAGTACTGTGTACCAAGCGATCCGCCTTTATGTTTTCCGTCCTTGGAACATGAACGATATATGAgttgatgaagcttcttctcaaGAGCTTAATATCTTCCAGGTAACTTTCAAATACGAGCCATTTTTATGGTTCTGAAACcttcttcaccaattgagaacaatccatAGCAACGTAACCCTAAATTGTCTTAGATTTCTCATGCTTTCCATGGCCCAAATGAGTGcctccatctccgcatgaagaggtgagagacatgcccttacattcctgGCCCCtaacaaaccctaaaaccccGGTAGCGTGCTGAACCAGCCTTGTCCTGAAAATAAATCTTTTATCCTTCCAAGAACCGTCTATgtaacaccatcttcctgtagtCCTTGAATTCGGTATGTTCTGTGCCTCATGTACCAACATGGGAGTATTTATTAcatgtgcctcagcccaaagtgttgattccaaTTCTGCTAAATTAAGCGTTTCTCTCGGATCAATATCAAGGttactgaaaattttattattccgGGCCTTCCAAATGTATCATAAtttccatgcaaactgatgatcctccatttttGGGGTAACTCTCCAAAACAAATGGTCCATATTAGCAAAAAGCGAGCCAATAGAAAAAAAGTTTGGGTTCGATGGGATCTTAGATAGTGTCCACACCTGCCGTGCCGGGGGAGACTCAAAgaacacatgatttattgattcctccggaTCTCCGCACCTTGCACAACATGTATCTCCTTGTATGCCTCTCGCTCTTAGATTTTTTGTAACCGCTATACAACCTGTCAGCAGCTGccataaaaatgttttaactttaGAGGACACTTCACTTTCCAGCAGAATGTCTTAAGTATATCCACATTGGGTTCATAAAATCCTGGTAGTTTTTCCTTGTGAGGATATATCCTTTCTATTTGATACCATGATTGAACCGTgtatttttcattattagtgaaatgccatccattcctatctTCCATCTGATTCCTACTcaaaggaatactttcaatcaTTTTTGCATCATGTGATTCCACCAAAGTCCTAATTGCCTGTTAATTCCATGTTCGGGATTCCTGATTaataagagaatccactgtgaggtccGGGTAACTGTTATGAAAGTTTTTgttagctggtctcgggcgagtggatgggATCCATGGGTCATTCCAAACTGAAATAGATGACCCTGTTCCAACCCATTTAATTAGTCatttacaaaccagagatctagctaaacaatactcaaacactaaaaatattaaaaatatctattaactttttatcaaaatattcaagctaaagcattttatatgttaagtttaggtattttgcaaacattattcaaaattatatgtaatatatgattttattttaaaattttggaaaatttaaagtatatatgaattaaaaaattttaaaataatttaaaacaggTTATCTGAACCCGAACAAAACCCGCAAAAGTCCAAATcgaatccgaaccaaaatttataaatacccTGTTGAGCTGAAATCTGTATCTCCAAATACTCGAAACCTGAATAGACCCGAActgaacccgaacgggtactcGAACGATCATACATCACAccagttaatatatatatatatatatttatatatatatatactaatactaATTCTTTAAACATTATTTACCAAGTGATTTTTAAAAGTTTGCCTATATATGTCATCAccacatttatttttattagaaaaagaTATATCTTAGTAAAAATGATGACATAGAATGAATCTAATTGTGAATAAACATTtgcatttaatattaatttatatttttggtaagttATTAGAATATAGATTTTCATTGAGTATGGAAGAGATGGATTTCCCGTTTACAGCAACAATGATCCACAAAATTGGGTCAGTATTTTATGGTTACCAAAACAAAATTCTTGGCAATCTCGCAACACACAAGAAGTTGAACTTAGGAAGCCGAGGGAGAGCTTGAACTATATCTCTGTTtggttttaatatttgttattcGGTTTAGTTTAATTATAACCATTGTCATGAAATATAATCTGGTAGCATTTGTTAATAACCGTATAAATATAATatctttataatatatttatctttatgTTGATTACTTATTTATATTCCTTCAAGCAACCTCACACTATGAATGTCTTAAATGCCTCGTGTAATATATGGGTCTCACTGTAAAAACCTTTTTAAAGTAAAACTATACTTTGACTCTCGCACCCACGTGGATGTTATTTTAGTTTGTAATGTAAGTGAGAGGAAAAAGCATGTTTTCTCTCTGCGAGTTGTCCCTAGGTGGGTGTAGCTATTGTTGCTTGTAGCTGCTTAGATCCCTTGATTTAggcatatttataatttttttggttagtATGTTTTGGTATATGTTTTATCCTGTTCATATTGTATTGTTGTtagatccaaaaatatattagatattaTATAAGCTATTTATTCTTCAATTTggtcattttttatttttttttacaatatttggcttggaaaaaattatattatattgtttatgAACCTAGCAAATTAGTCTTTTTAAATTTaccacaatatatatttttaaaaaaaaaatttatatattttgttaatttatattattggaAATCAATGTCTCACCATTTTTATATGccaaataaatttcaaattacaACACTCATAAGTTTATTAATTTGAAGtaatttttaacattaaaattttatttcttattaatgtgaaaatatatttaaaaattatattaattatgaaaaagtgatatatataaataacataattatattAACTCCTTTTCATAATTATATTAACTCCTTTTCATAATTATATTAACTCTTAACAGCAAAAAACATATTTCAACCtccaaaaatctattttatgaAGATAATGGGCCTAAAGATAGAATGATAGATTGATGGCCTGAATATCTAACAGCCGGCCCATTTAGAAAGTTAACTAATTAGcgtaagaaaaaaatttgttaggttaacgtttctacaaaaaaaaaaaaagagtcaaagaACGATTCGAGAGgggaaatttagttttttttccttcacGATCCATCGAAATGGCTTATAAGTCCTTTCACGAGTCACAAAGATGATATCCATGGCGAAATCGTATTAAAAAGGTACggatttggtttttattttgatgttatAGCTTATGTTCGGTTTGTATTTGATATTTTCTTCTGCGCCTGATGGATTTCATGAACATGGTCTTCACTTTCAGATGTTAGGAATCAATGGTCAATTGGGAATTTCTGGGATGTAATAACATTTGTGTCGGGTTAAACTAATTTCGACAGAGAAGGCCAACCAAATCACTTCTAAGAAGATTCAAATCAGAGTAAGGTCTCCAGCAAAGCAAAGTGTTTTTATTACTCTGTTCTTTTTAGCAATGTCGGGTATAGATTTGAGCGAAGCTACTCTCTGTTTCATGTCgtctatattattttgtttaggaTATCCTATTTGAAGCTGCTTATGTCTGTgtttatggttttgttttgaattaGTGTTTATGTGGGTATTGGTTACTATTGAGTTCTGTTTTCTCATGTATTCTATGTTATCAATGTTTATGCTTACCTTTGATTGATTGTGCAATTACAGTTTTCTGAGttaaaatagtttcattttAGGTTTATTATCTTCAAGGAATACCACTTGTTTCTCTGTATTGGGTCGCTTAAAAGCTGATGGCTGAGACTTAATTAATTTCAGACTATAGTTTGTCTTAGACTCGAAGCTGGTTAGTCTGACAactttatttttgaatatgtcAGTTAGAATGATATTACTTATCTATATTCTTTAGTATCAGCTTTTGTGTTTACGTTGATGAATTACATAGGATGGTGCATTTCATATAAATGTACTAActataagttttttaaaatgatttcacTGTTGTTCATGAGATCCAAGGAAAAGAGAGAAAGGCTCAGAGGCGATGATACATAGCGAGACCAAAGTAGTGAGTTAAAACATATAGCCAAATATTAAAGGtccttgtttatattttttaagttcacAACTTCTGATTTATTTACACTATGTTCACATTTGAGGTAATACACATGTGTTTGATCATTATCATACCGTCAAGGAGATAAAAAGAAAACTGGTATGTTTTTATGCAATCCTGAAAACAAACTCAGCTTCATCTCTATATGTTATGCAAAATAATGAGATTGTCTACTTTGGTTTTTGTAGACCTGAGATACTCAGCCTGCAATTTCAAGAAAACAACACACTTACTGAACAACAGCAACAACACAAGGTTAGTAAACTACTATACAATTTTTAACTCTTATAATAATGAATTATTATATGATTAGTCCACGAGATGAAATTAATATAGAACATATAGGATTAGAAATGCAGTAGAAAGACAGCCTTTTGCATGGAGCGTGGATTTTCACCCTACATAATATGTTTTGGTATTAGTTTAGATCAAAACGCCTCATTTGCTAAACCGaatgattttatagttgtaTCTAATTCATGTAAGACATAAGATCCTGTTTAGTGATGTGTTCAACAAATACATTACTTAGGTTTTGTAAAAGTTctgatttgtaatctttaatTCAATTATATTTTGGCACTTGATTTAACAATCTcagttttctaatttatttaaacCATTTCATGCAGATACTGGAATTGTGGTGATACGAAAGATGAATCCCATTTCATCGTTAGAGAGATACAACTGTAATTATTGGGTCAAACAAATGTCAATGGGCTTGTCCGATCATTATGTATTATGGCGTGAAAGCCTTTTCTAAAAATTAGTGAATGTATAGGGTTAATATCAGCGGCAtggaaatataattatttagaaaaaatcaGGGTTACgaacttctgttttaataatttagattgTAGAGTAAAACGTGACATTTACTCCAATTATCGATTTCTCTTGTCAATCAGgtgaaaaagttaaaaaaaatgtttagtcTGATTTTCGTTGAaagtaattttttgttttttttcttttgtcaactaTCCATTTATACTAGATCAAGTGGTGGTAGACGAGCTGATTATCCGAGGAGCATCTCCGTATGTCCGTGTTTGATCtatatggaaaaaaatatatctttttcgtcttgcTTCTTTTGCTAGCGCATCTGTTTGTCCATTCCTACTTCGAAGAATATGAAACAAACTCACATCCtcaaaatgttatttattttgttatatctttCTGATTTCACACTTATGGCTCTATGGTAACACCAAGCGGTGCAAGACAATCAGATTAGATAATATGGTACGGTTTAACTGCGGTTTGTATAAAAGAAACACATATTGTGAAATAACTACGATAAGTGGTTCAAAACAAAGTATAAATGATGACATGTATAATAAACAGTGTAACTGCgggatatatatattatgtaggaaccaaaattcacaccgtcgatttcctttcaaattagaaaagttaggaaaaccctaatttcccagagatcccgaatatctgctaaaccacacgccaagcaatcagaacacgaaaataaagacgaaaagaaataagaaatcgtaaaaaaagAGCAAGAagagtcttattccgaattcgcgtatgagTGTTAAAATAAGGTAGAAACCTCGGCTATGAGAATTGCCGGCGAGaatcctagttctaacaacctaagattgcaaaacctagttgagtcgcagctcgaaataacaaaaacagaaagttgcctaaatgctctaagtgctaagtttgctctaaaAAAGTTATCTccttgtgcctctcgcctagaactccttatatactccctccaaggtcggtttaagCTTTACTGTTATGCCCTTTGGCCGACTTTAGCATCTTTCGGAAATATTCTATTTTCctcgatcttcgtaattatccaTTCTCGCGGATAAAATATAAacgatgacaaaaaaataaataaatataaacagtCGTAGTACTGATGGGCTTTTACCGaataaaatcgtaagtgggctcttAGACCCATTTTAGGTCTCTTTTGGCCGTTTTTGGACTTATCTCGTTTATTACGATTTTCGAATAAGTTACCGCAGTTTTTATCGTAATGTCTCGACGACAACTCCACTTAGGAGTAAGGGACAGTATAGCCGTAGTTCGTAAGAGGTCTTATCGAGGTTTAGAAGAGAGTGCATGAATTGGTGTCGTCCCGACAGTTTCGGGTTGGATCGGCTTTTCGGGACAGACCATTCGACGATCGTCTAGTGGTTCGATGGTCGGAGTGACCTTCTTGGGCCGACCACTCGACGATCGTCGAGTGGTTCGATGGTCGGATCAGTCAACGATCGTCAAGTGGCATGCTTGGGTCGACCACTCGACGATCGTTGAGTGATTCGATGGATCGTCGAGTGGCCTGCTTGGGCCGACCACTCGACGATCGTTGAGCTGTCTGTGAGTTCGGTCTGGTTGCTCCGAGCATGTTTTTAGACGACTGATCGTTTTGGTGTTTCGGATAAGTCTTTCCAAGTATTTAAAAATCGAAATCTTTATGAAAAACTTTCCCGAAATAGTATCCTTAACCattgatttcgagataaccATTTTTGACCTCAACAGTTAGCCCCTAGCCTGCAAGCTTCGGAGACGATTCTTGCGCGCGAGTTGcatatttttaagaaatcgGAATCCATGGTTAGGGatgtatgcttttttttttttgaaaggaTGCTTCCTGTTCATgtttctataagtagtgagctctcatcctttattttcttcacaccttcacctctctcttgattctctcTGACTTCTCTCTTAAGCTTTCATTCTCAAGATGTCTTCTCCCCAAGGCGAAAAGAAAGATTGTGACGTTGAGATGAGCAACGCCGCCCCTCTTGCCACCACGCCAGACCCGCTTCCTTCCAACGGGGCACCGGCCGGCTTCCTTTCTTTTAGAGATAAGGTGGCGTGGCGCAATGCTGAGAAGGGGTCTGACGTTgagattttgtttctttctgCCCCAACTGTTGTCCCAACTCCCGAGCTCGATGTCTAGGTTTTACCGAGCGCCGAAGCTCAGGTAGGAGTGGACGTTCTGGCGCAACCTTCTGGTTCGTCTACGACGCCGGTGCCGACGGATGATAAGGAGCAAGCCACCGAGTCGGTGCCTCCTCCTCCATCTAGAAGAGGGATTTTTCTGGCTCTACGTGCTCCCAGTGCTACTCCGGTTGCTCCCCCGAAAGATCAGAAGAGGAGATGCACCAGGGGCAACAATGGAGAATCTTCTCAACAAGGAGGATCGAGTCTAGTGTCGGGACACCGCGCAAAGGTACGTTTTTAccacccttttttttttttttttaaagtggtGTAAAAGTTTTTAAATTCTTATGTTGCCTTTGTACAGTTTGTCTCTTTGATCGACGAGCTGATTAATGAGTGTGGGTCGGAAGCTGAGCGCCTTTCAAAAGAGTTGTCGAAGTCGCAAGAGAAGTCTTCTCAACTTGAAACTAAGCTGACAGACAACGAGGATACTCATTCTGCTGAAGTGTCCCGGCTAGAGGTTCAGATTGGGGGTCTTGAGCGGGATCTTGGGAAAACTGCAAGTTCTCTACTCAAGGAGAAGCAATCTCGGAAAGCTAAGCCTTCTGAGGTTCGTCGCCTCCAGAATCAAATCCAGAGCGAAGAGGGATCGAAGAGTCGTGATGCCGAGATGGCCGCTGACGTTCTCCGTGCTGAGTTTCAAGCCCGTTTGGCGAAGATTACCGTTTTCCTCGATTCCTTGGTGACCGTTCATGACAGGGACCTGGGCCTAGCGAATGTAGATGTTAGGATCAGCGAGGCTCAGTTGTTTAAGATCGAGGAGATTTTGTCCCCATTGGCCGAAGAGGCTAGACTGTTGATTCGCAAGGAGGAGCTTGCTACCGTCGACGGGGACTTTGGGTTAATCCTTACTGTCGCGAAGTTGGAGTGTGGCTCCTTGCCGTGTCCGGGTGAACCCGAAGGACATGATCCAGCAGCTGGAGAGGATGAGGGCGGAGCGGTTCCGAGTTTGGACGAGGTGGTGGTTGAAGGTGAGGCGTAAGAGCCCGAAGACGATCATGGTTTGCAGTCTCTTTCaagagataattttttttatgtatttgttGTTTTTGCGTTTCTCACGGCCGAGTTTGGccgtttttatgtttttggaaCTGGCATTATGTTTTTGCGTTTCTCACGACCGAGTGCAATCGATTAACAATGGATTATGGACCAATGGTATAAGAAAATTCACTAGAGCTGCAAGAGTAAAAAGAACAAATGTATCAATGTCTCGAAGATGTTCAATTTTTCATTGTCAGAGCTGGTGTGATTAAGTGAGTATGGAAATGATATCTGGAATTTTTAACCATGTCGacaattttctgattttttttcttgtagagTAATTAAAAAAGGAGAGAAAATACTCTCTCATCTCTCTagaatcaaaaactaaaacccTAGCTGCCGTTCAACTTACTTTATTTTCTGCCTCTCTGGCGCTTTTGGCGTCGTGAGAGGCACCTCGCTCCAAATTTTTGCTCCTAACGATTCTTCATCCGTGGGTGAGGTCCTTGATCAAACGCGAGTTGTGGGGGTTTTTTGGTTCTCCGGTGGAGCAGGTGACTAGTTGCAGTTCTCTGAGGATTAGTGATGGTGATgatctctcccttctctccttcGTCTTGTGGTCTGCTTCGAGATCTGTGACGTTGTCGGTTAAGGAGCTACGGTGGTGATGAAGTTGTGGGTGTAGCGAAGTGAAGTGTGAACTCGTGGTGTGCTTTTGCTGGGTGTCTTCTGTGATTAAATCTGCACGAGGATGGTAGATGTCATGTCGGTGTCGATCTCTGGCAGTGAAGCTAACCGAGGGTTCTTCTCTACCTCTCTCTCAATTAGCACTCATAGATTAAGTTGTTACTTTTCTTGATAGTCTGGACCTCTCTCCattaagtttttagaaactCACTGTGGAAGTTTTCTGATTCGCAGTGAGGTGTCGTGTGTTGCTGTTAAGATGCTTGAGTCTGAGGTATTCTGGTCCGTCTCTCTCCTCGAAGCGGTCTTGTGTTTGTAAGGTTGCAAGCGGTGGTTCTCCAAGGGGCAGCATCTGTCATGTGCCCCGTAGCTAGGATTTCCACCAACCGGTATGTTCTGGTTTTCACCAACTGGTATGttctagttttttttggttatctTGTTCAATTCGTTTTGATTAAGGCTCTCAATTAGGTCCAAATCAGCCCCAATTCTAGGATTTTTGCTTAGGTCCAGTACAAACCGGATTAgagaaaattctaaaaaaattaaattaatgcaACAAATTTTAGCGAAAAACAAATTTCTGATTTATTCCAGTTTGATATCTTTTGAAAATCTGGTGTTTAGATAACTagtaaaatatagatttttttactaaatattcAATTTGTTTCATAGAAATTaacctaaaattaatatttaatataaaataaaagtactGTAAAGTATATGTTGAAATGTTGTAATAATTATTCAAAAGTCTTCAAAGTACAAACACATTCAAATGATCCAGagaaaatcttataaattacaTATGGAACTAAGTTTCAACCTGAATTTCAGGGAAACCACTTTCAAGAGTCTTGACATATTCATGGAAGTAGTTACCAGTGATTGTTGAACTGTTTGACAACTCGACCTTGAAGGAACTGAAATAACCAGATGTGAGAGCTTTATTCATCAACTCTTCTTGAGTCGCTTTGTGCCTAAGAAGTGTCTTTCGAGCTTCTCCTCGAAGGTGCTTCACATACTGCGTCTTGGGGCTTTGGTACATGGCTATGAAATATTCATAAGCACAGCTCCATTTCAATACAAGCCTACACTGGACCATAAGCAGAGTTGCTTCCTTTACAGCATCAACGTCTTGCTCGTTAAAACTGCTGTTATCCGTCAGTCTTGGAACGCCGTTCTCCTCTATGGCTTTGAGATCCGACTTGGAATTCTCATACTCTTCAAGACATGTCTCCCACAGACGCAGGTAACTAGAATCGTCCACTTGTCTCATTGATAGTTGAAACAAGAGTTCAACACAGTTCCAGTTTCCGTTGTGCTCTTCCTCTGACAGTAAGCAGCGCCAACAGAAGCTACAACTGATCATTGTGAAACAATAAAGTAAACATGAAAGCGTTCTGatttaaaaaacaaagagaTCTAAGTTTTAAGAGATGAGGGCAAACCTGCAGATACAAGTTATCATTCTCAAAACAGGGTCATCGGTCCTCTGCACGTGACAGTTGCAGTTAGGACAacgtttggtgttttcaaggaGCCAAGCATTGCTCTTTAACGTATCCAAGGTGGAGCTTGACCAAACAGAAGCTTCCTTGCAGGTCACGGGTCGATGTGACTCGAGCGTGCAACTCCAACAGAATGTGTGACCACACAAACACACCACACCAAAGTCAAGATCATCATCTTCCAACAGATCCTCATGAAGCTCGATGGCGTATTCGCAACCTGGCGCAGGACACCACTTGATCGATTCCTTGTTGGCCTCCACGAAAGATCCCAGAATGTATCTATCGTACATCATCTTCACAGCTGGTTCTGTGAGTTTCTCAATCGTATCGGGTCCAACTGGAGCAACACAGTCTGGGTTAGGGCAAAGGACGactctctcttcctcctccgtcAGAAGGTTGCTGAGATGACTTCTCCAACAAGTTTCAGAAAACTTGTGTGAACAAAAGGGTGTGGAGACCAGATTTTCTTGACCTGCGAAAGAAGACACAGAATCGTTTTCTTGACACGAACTGAAAACTTTAACCAAACCTAAGTCCGAGAGGAGCTTCTCCTTGTCGTCGCCCAAACGGTCTGAAGCCTTGAACGAGTTCCA
This genomic interval from Brassica napus cultivar Da-Ae chromosome A6, Da-Ae, whole genome shotgun sequence contains the following:
- the LOC106351678 gene encoding probable E3 ubiquitin-protein ligase ARI16, translating into MIKRYLKGVAWMSLTFSTGAYFNIKGFCDLDYASDMNRRRSITGFVFIVGGERFDGHIMNIKGSLKIIELLTISGASNEMLAALETNGQSVYSVLTTNEVGEKMTSEINQISEVFLLSKSDATLILISLRWNSFKASDRLGDDKEKLLSDLGLVKVFSSCQENDSVSSFAGQENLVSTPFCSHKFSETCWRSHLSNLLTEEEERVVLCPNPDCVAPVGPDTIEKLTEPAVKMMYDRYILGSFVEANKESIKWCPAPGCEYAIELHEDLLEDDDLDFGVVCLCGHTFCWSCTLESHRPVTCKEASVWSSSTLDTLKSNAWLLENTKRCPNCNCHVQRTDDPVLRMITCICSCSFCWRCLLSEEEHNGNWNCVELLFQLSMRQVDDSSYLRLWETCLEEYENSKSDLKAIEENGVPRLTDNSSFNEQDVDAVKEATLLMVQCRLVLKWSCAYEYFIAMYQSPKTQYVKHLRGEARKTLLRHKATQEELMNKALTSGYFSSFKVELSNSSTITGNYFHEYVKTLESGFPEIQVET